A region from the Aegilops tauschii subsp. strangulata cultivar AL8/78 chromosome 5, Aet v6.0, whole genome shotgun sequence genome encodes:
- the LOC109736388 gene encoding calcium-transporting ATPase 10, plasma membrane-type produces MESYLEENFGGVKGKNSSEEALRRWRKLCSVVKNPKRRFRFTANLDKRGEAQAIKHANHEKLRVAVLVSKAALQFIHGLKLRSEYVVPEEVKAAGFQICADELGSIVEGHDSKKLIIHGGVAGIAAKLATSPTDGLDTAEDSMQRRQDIYGINKFTESETRSFWVFVWEALQDTTLIILAICAFVSLVVGITMEGWPKGAHDGLGIVASILLVVFVTATSDYRQSLQFKDLDKEKRKIQVQVTRKGFRQRISIYDLLPGDVVNLAIGDQVPADGLFISGFSLLINESSLTGESEPVVVNEENPFLLSGTKVQDGSCKMLVTTVGMRTQWGKLMATLSEGGDDETPLQVKLNGVATIIGQIGLFFAVITFIVLSQGLISKKYHDGLLLSWSGDDALAMLEHFAIAVTIVVVAVPEGLPLAVTLSLAFAMKKMMNDKALVRNLAACETMGSATTICSDKTGTLTTNHMTVVKTCICGNIREVNSPQNASKLCSELPENVVRTLLESIFNNTGGEVVINQDGKHQILGTPTETAILEFAMSIGGNFKAKRAETKIAKVEPFNSTKKRMCVLLELADGGYRAHCKGASEIVLAACDKFIDETGAVTPLDKATAGKLNGIIDGFAHEALRTLCLAYREMEEGFSIEEQLPQQGYTCIAIVGIKDPVRPGVRESVAICRSAGVTVRMVTGDNINTAKAIARECGILTEDGLAIEGPDFREKTLEELLVLVPKIQVMARSSPLDKHTLVKHLRTTFNEVVAVTGDGTNDAPALHEADIGLAMGIAGTEVAKESADVIILDDNFSTIVTVARWGRSVYVNIQKFVQFQLTVNVVALLVNFSSACFTGNAPLTAVQLLWVNMIMDTLGALALATEPPNDDLMKREPVGRTGKFITNVMWRNIFGQSLYQFVVMWYLQTQGKTFFGLGGSDADIVLNTIIFNSFVFCQVFNEISSREMEKLNVLKGMLKNYVFMCVLSSTVVFQFIMVQFLGEFANTTPLTSLQWLASVLLGLVGMPIAVVVKLIPVGSS; encoded by the exons ATGGAGAGCTACCTGGAGGAGAACTTCGGGGGTGTCAAGGGCAAGAACTCGTCCGAGGAGGCGCTGCGGCGCTGGCGCAAGCTCTGCAGCGTCGTCAAGAACCCCAAGCGCCGCTTCCGCTTCACCGCCAACCTCGACAAGCGCGGCGAGGCGCAGGCCATCAAGCACGCCAACCAC GAGAAGCTGCGGGTTGCCGTGCTGGTGTCGAAAGCTGCACTGCAGTTTATACATG GCCTCAAACTTCGAAGTGAGTATGTTGTCCCTGAAGAAGTCAAGGCTGCAGGGTTTCAGATTTGCGCTGATGAACTGGGGTCCATTGTTGAGGGCCATGACAGTAAAAAGTTGATCATCCACGGCGGAGTTGCCGGAATAGCAGCCAAGCTTGCAACATCGCCGACGGATGGGCTTGATACAGCTGAGGACAGCATGCAGCGTAGGCAGGACATATATGGAATAAACAAATTCACAGAAAGCGAGACCCGCAGTTTCTGGGTGTTTGTGTGGGAAGCTCTTCAAGATACCACTCTTATAATACTTGCTATTTGCGCCTTTGTCTCGTTAGTTGTTGGCATTACGATGGAAGGATGGCCAAAAGGTGCTCATGATGGTCTAGGAATTGTTGCAAGTATCCTCTTGGTCGTTTTTGTTACCGCGACAAGTGACTATCGGCAGTCGCTGCAATTCAAGGACCTGGACAAGGAGAAAAGAAAAATTCAAGTGCAAGTTACAAGGAAAGGTTTCAGGCAAAGAATATCGATATATGATCTTCTTCCTGGAGATGTCGTCAATCTGGCAATTGGTGATCAGGTTCCTGCTGATGGGCTCTTCATTTCTGGGTTTTCTTTGTTGATTAATGAGTCCAGCCTAACTGGTGAGAGTGAACCTGTTGTTGTAAATGAAGAGAACCCTTTTCTTTTGTCGGGTACCAAGGTCCAGGATGGGTCCTGCAAGATGCTTGTTACAACAGTTGGTATGCGAACCCAGTGGGGAAAACTAATGGCTACTCTCAGCGAAGGCGGGGACGATGAAACCCCGCTGCAGGTCAAACTTAATGGAGTGGCAACTATCATTGGTCAGATCGGACTATTTTTCGCTGTCATAACTTTCATCGTCTTGTCTCAAGGGTTAATCAGCAAAAAGTATCACGATGGTCTGCTCTTAAGCTGGTCAGGGGATGATGCACTGGCAATGTTGGAGCATTTTGCTATTGCAGTTACCATTGTTGTGGTTGCTGTTCCTGAGGGATTGCCCTTGGCAGTCACACTGAGTCTGGCATTTGCAATGAAGAAAATGATGAATGACAAGGCACTGGTTCGCAACTTAGCTGCATGTGAAACTATGGGCTCAGCTACTACCATCTGCAGTGATAAGACAGGGACACTAACAACTAATCATATGACTGTTGTCAAGACCTGCATTTGTGGAAATATCAGAGAGGTTAACAGTCCTCAGAATGCGTCTAAGTTGTGTTCAGAACTTCCAGAAAATGTTGTCAGAACTCTTCTCGAGTCTATATTTAACAATACAGGTGGTGAGGTTGTTATTAACCAAGATGGGAAACACCAGATCCTTGGTACCCCAACAGAGACAGCCATATTGGAGTTTGCAATGTCAATAGGTGGAAACTTTAAGGCGAAGCGTGCTGAAACTAAGATTGCGAAAGTGGAGCCTTTCAATTCGACAAAAAAGAGGATGTGTGTCCTTCTTGAGCTTGCTGACGGAGGATACCGTGCACATTGTAAAGGTGCTTCAGAAATAGTCTTGGCTGCATGTGATAAGTTCATAGATGAGACAGGTGCTGTTACCCCTCTTGATAAAGCAACTGCTGGCAAGCTCAATGGTATTATTGATGGTTTTGCTCATGAAGCTCTTAGGACATTGTGCCTTGCTTACAGGGAAATGGAAGAAGGCTTTTCCATTGAAGAGCAATTACCACAGCAAGGGTACACATGCATTGCTATCGTAGGTATTAAAGATCCTGTTCGCCCAGGTGTGAGAGAGTCTGTTGCAATTTGCCGCTCTGCTGGAGTTACGGTGAGAATGGTCACAGGTGACAACATAAATACAGCAAAGGCGATTGCCCGTGAATGCGGTATACTCACTGAAGATGGCCTGGCTATCGAGGGACCGGATTTCAGGGAGAAAACTCTTGAGGAACTCCTTGTGCTTGTTCCAAAAATTCAG GTAATGGCCCGATCATCACCGCTGGATAAGCATACACTTGTAAAGCATTTGCGCACAACATTCAATGAAGTTGTTGCTGTTACTGGTGACGGCACAAATGATGCTCCTGCCCTGCATGAAGCAGATATTGGACTTGCAATGGGCATTGCCGGGACTGAG GTGGCGAAAGAGAGTGCCGATGTCATCATTCTGGACGACAATTTCTCTACAATTGTAACTGTTGCCAGATGGGGGCGCTCTGTTTACGTCAACATTCAGAAATTTGTGCAGTTTCAGTTAACTGTTAATGTTGTCGCTTTACTAGTTAACTTCTCCTCAGCTTGTTTTACAG gaaatgCGCCACTGACAGCTGTTCAACTTCTTTGGGTCAACATGATTATGGACACACTTGGCGCACTTGCATTAGCCACCGAACCACCCAATGATGACTTGATGAAGAGAGAGCCAGTAGGAAGAACAGGGAAGTTCATCACAAATGTAATGTGGAGGAACATTTTTGGGCAATCTCTATACCAATTTGTTGTTATGTGGTATCTCCAGACGCAAGGAAAAACCTTTTTTGGGCTTGGAGGCTCTGATGCTGATATAGTGCTGAATACAATTATTTTCAACTCATTCGTCTTCTGCCAG GTGTTCAATGAGATAAGTTCGAGGGAGATGGAGAAGCTCAATGTGCTCAAGGGCATGCTGAAGAACTATGTCTTCATGTGTGTCCTCAGCAGCACGGTCGTCTTCCAGTTCATCATGGTCCAGTTCCTCGGCGAGTTTGCCAACACGACGCCTCTCACCAGCCTCCAGTGGCTTGCCAGCGTGCTCCTGGGCCTCGTCGGAATGCCGATCGCCGTCGTCGTCAAGCTCATTCCTGTTGGGTCCTCCTGA